Proteins encoded within one genomic window of Brassica rapa cultivar Chiifu-401-42 chromosome A09, CAAS_Brap_v3.01, whole genome shotgun sequence:
- the LOC103842937 gene encoding nuclear pore complex protein NUP155, whose translation MSQEEEIVMRDVTNAGLCIGDRIGREAASQLDLEEALEASRYASHPYSTHPREWPPLIEVGDTWELPSVLIERYNTAGGEGTALCGIFPEIRRAWASVDNSLFLWRFDKRDGQCPEYSGEDQAICAVGLAKCRPGVFVEAIQYLLVLATPVELVLVGVCCTEGPDGRDPYAEISVQPLPDYTISSDGVAMTCVTCTSKGRIFMAGRDGHIYELLYTTGSGWNKRCRKVCLTAGVGSMISRWVVPNVFKFGAVDPVVEMVVDNERQILYARTEEMKLQAYVFGPNGEGTLKMVAEERNMLNQKDVSQGNRQSTAAGRSNKPTIVSISPLSMLESKWLHLVASLSDGRRMYLSTSSSGSSFSGFSNHRQSPNCLKVISTRPSPPLGAGVGLGFGAASLAGRTQTEDLSMKVETAYYSVGTLVLSDSSPPAMSSLLVVSRDPSVHSQVGGTSGSSSRSSRALREVVSSLPIEGRMLFVADVLPSPDTVATVQSLYSELEYCGVEVSGESYEKACGKLWARGDLSTQHILPRRKIVVFTTMGMMELIFNRPVDILRRLLESNSPRSLLEDFFTRFGAGEAAAMCLMLAARIINFEDLISNIVADRAAEAFEDPRLVGMPQFDGSSGLSNTRTATGGFSMGQVVQEAEPIFSGAHDGLCLCTSRLLFPIWELSVMSKKPSSDAMSADGLVICRLSTSAMHVLESKIRSLERFLRSRRNQRRGLYGYVAGLGGVTGSILYGTGSELGATERNMVRNLFGAYSNGGESANKRQRLPYSPAELAATEVRAMECIRQLLLRSAEALFLLQLLSQHHVARLVQGLDANLKQALVQLTFHQLVCSEEGDQIATRLISAVMEYYTGLDGRGTVDDISGRLREGCPSYFKESDYKFFLAVERLERAAVASDAEEKENVAREAFSFLSKVPGSADLRTVCKRFEDLRFYEAVVCLPLQKAQALDPDGDAFNDQIDASIREHALAQRKQCYEIIANALRSLVSSMLEEASRRQYISQIVHLGVQSTDKAFREYLYTAMIELGLENELLEYGGPDLVPFLKNAGSPASEVGAVSSGSSGTYISYDQAKYFDLLAKYYVSKRQHVLAAHVFLRLAERHTIIPGDSPTLEQRRQYLSLAVLQAKNASNSDGLVGSAQGASDSGLLDLLEGKLAVLQFQIKIRDKLEAIASSLESSVAMQDSDQNEPVLDGDSSDDSSLANAANEKAMELSLELKNITQLYNEYAVPFELWEICLEMLYFASYSGDADSSIIRETWSRLMEQALSQGGIAEACSVLKRVGSHIYPGDGVVLPLDVLCLNLEKAALERAERNEMVGDEDIARALLAACKGAAEPVLNAYDRLLSNAAIVPSPNLRIRLLRSVLVVLLEWAMSVLSDRMGQSPTRTSLILGGSFAHENKAVRNQGVRDKIANAANRYMTEVRRLTLPPTKTESVYAGFKELDESLITPFSF comes from the exons ATGTCGCAAGAGGAGGAGATTGTGATGCGGGATGTGACGAACGCGGGACTCTGCATCGGCGACCGCATTGGCCGAGAAGCCGCGTCTCAGCTCGATCTAGAAGAGGCTCTCGAAGCTTCCAGATACGCTAGTCATCCCTACTCCACTCATCCCAGAGAG TGGCCACCGTTGATAGAGGTGGGTGATACTTGGGAGCTGCCTTCTGTGCTTATCGAGAGGTATAATACAGCAGGTGGTGAAGGGACGGCTTTATGTGGGATCTTCCCAGAGATTCGACGGGCTTGGGCGTCCGTTGataactctctctttctctggcGTTTCGATAAAAG GGATGGGCAATGTCCTGAGTATAGCGGGGAGGACCAGGCTATTTGTGCGGTTGGTTTAGCTAAATGTAGACCAGGAGTTTTCGTTGAAGCTATTCAGTATCTGTTGGTGTTGGCAACTCCTGTTGAG TTGGTTCTTGTGGGAGTTTGCTGCACTGAAGGACCTGATGGTAGAGATCCTTATGCTGAAATTTCAGTACAGCCTCTGCCTGACTATACGATTTCATCTGATGGAGTGGCGATGACATGCGTTACGTGTACTAGTAAAGGGCGCATTTTCATGGCTGGACGTGATGGGCACATATATGAGCTTTTATATACTACTGGCTCGGGATGGAATAAACGTTGTCGTAAGGTGTGCCTTACTGCTGGTGTTGGTAGTATGATCTCCAG GTGGGTTGTGCCAAATGTGTTCAAGTTTGGAGCTGTAGATCCTGTTGTGGAGATGGTTGTTGATAATGAAAGGCAAATCTTATATGCCCGCACTGAAGAGATGAAACTTCAAGCGTATGTTTTTGGGCCAAACGGGGAAGGGACTCTCAAGATGGTTGCAGAAGAAAGGAATATGTTAAACCAGAAGGATGTGAGCCAAGGGAATCGACAGTCGACAGCGGCAGGTCGATCTAACAAGCCAACCATAGTTAGCATTTCACCGTTGTCCATGCTGGAATCCAAGTGGTTGCACCTTGTTGCTTCCTTATCAGATGGTAGGAGGATGTATCTCTCCACCTCGTCAAGTGGAAGTAGTTTCAGCGGGTTCAGCAACCACCGCCAGTCTCCAAATTGCTTAAAAGTCATTTCCACTAGGCCATCTCCTCCATTGGGCGCTGGTGTTGGGCTTGGTTTTGGAGCTGCATCTCTTGCTGGTAGAACTCAGACTGAGGATCTCTCCATGAAGGTTGAAACAGCATATTATTCTGTTGGTACCCTTGTCCTTTCAGATTCATCGCCACCTGCTATGTCTTCTCTTCTGGTTGTTAGCAGAGATCCAAGTGTTCACTCTCAGGTTGGCGGCACTTCAGGGTCAAGCTCAAGGAGTTCTCGGGCACTACGGGAAGTTGTGTCCTCTCTTCCCATTGAAGGCCGTATGCTTTTTGTAGCAGATGTGCTCCCATCACCCGATACTGTCGCTACTGTTCAGTCATTATATTCAGAACTTGAATACTGTGGAGTTGAAGTCTCCGGAGAGTCTTATGAAAAGGCTTGTGGAAAACTATGGGCCAGAGGTGATCTTTCAACCCAGCATATTTTGCCAAGAAGAAAGATAGTCGTTTTTACCACCATGGGTATGATGGAACTGATCTTTAATAGGCCTGTTGATATATTGAGAAGGCTTCTAGAATCCAACTCTCCACGGTCtcttttggaagattttttcaCTCGCTTTGGAGCAGGTGAAGCCGCTGCAATGTGCTTGATGTTGGCTGCCCGCATAATTAATTTTGAAGATTTAATTAGTAACATTGTTGCCGATAGAGCAGCTGAGGCTTTTGAGGATCCTAGACTTGTAGGAATGCCACAATTTGATGGCAGTAGTGGATTATCAAACACTAGAACAGCAACTGGAGGTTTCAGCATGGGCCAAGTTGTTCAAGAAGCTGAGCCAATTTTCTCAGGCGCTCACGATGGGCTCTGCCTTTGCACTTCAAGGCTACTTTTCCCCATATGGGAACTTTCTGTAATGTCTAAAAAACCCAGTTCTGATGCCATGTCTGCGGACGGGCTGGTGATTTGTCGTCTTTCTACCAGTGCTATGCATGTGCTGGAAAGCAAGATTCGATCGTTGGAGAGATTCTTAAGATCTAGAAGGAACCAGAGAAGAGGGCTTTATGGATATGTTGCTGGGTTAGGAGGTGTAACTGGCTCTATTTTGTATGGTACTGGTTCAGAGTTGGGAGCTACTGAAAGGAATATGGTTAGGAACTTGTTTGGAGCATATTCTAATGGAGGCGAGTCAGCAAATAAAAGACAGCGGTTGCCTTATAGTCCTGCTGAATTGGCTGCCACGGAG GTAAGGGCGATGGAGTGTATTAGGCAGTTGCTTCTCAGATCTGCAGAAGCCCTTTTCCTACTGCAACTTCTTTCCCAACATCATGTTGCTAGATTAGTTCAGGGGCTTGACGCAAACTTAAAGCAAGCTTTGGTTCAGTTGACATTCCATCAGTTAGTGTGTTCTGAAGAGGGTGACCAAATTGCAACAAGACTCATATCTGCCGTGATGGAG TATTATACTGGATTAGATGGCAGGGGAACAGTTGATGATATAAGTGGGCGACTACGTGAAGGTTGCCCAAGTTACTTCAAGGAGTCTGATTACAAATTCTTCTTAGCTGTTGAACGCCTTGAAAGAGCTGCGGTAGCGTCAGATGCTGAGGAGAAAGAGAATGTTGCTAGAGAGGCGTTCAGTTTCTTGAGTAAAGTCCCTGGATCTGCAGATCTCAGAACTGTCTGCAAACGTTTTGAGGATTtgag GTTCTATGAAGCAGTTGTCTGCTTGCCTTTGCAGAAGGCCCAAGCCCTTGATCCTGACGGTGATGCTTTCAATGACCAGATTGATGCTTCCATTAGAGAGCATGCTCTTGCCCAGCGAAAACAATGCTACGAAATAATCGCCAATGCCTTGCGATCTCTAGTTAGTTCCATGCTAGAGGAGGCTTCACGTAGACAATACATATCCCAAATCGTTCATCTTGGTGTGCAATCAACTGACAAAGCCTTCCGGGAGTATCTGTACACGGCCATGATAGAGCTAGGTCTTGAAAACGAGCTGCTAGAGTATGGAGGTCCAGATTTGGTACCTTTTCTCAAGAATGCTGGCAGTCCTGCATCAGAG GTCGGTGCCGTTTCGTCTGGATCATCAGGGACATATATTTCATATGATCAAGCAAAATACTTTGATCTGCTTGCGAAATACTACGTTTCGAAGAGACAGCATGTGCTTGCTGCTCATGTGTTTTTAAGGCTTGCAGAACGACACACAATTATTCCAGGGGACAGTCCTACTCTTGAACAAAG GCGACAATACCTTAGCCTCGCAGTTTTACAGGCCAAGAATGCAAGTAACAGTGATGGTTTAGTAGGTTCTGCCCAAGGTGCTTCTGACAGTGGGTTGCTTGATCTGCTCGAAGGAAAACTCGCAGTCCTCCAGTTCCAAATAAAGATTAGAGACAAACTTGAAGCTATTGCTTCCAGTCTCGAGTCCTCTGTTGCCATGCAGGACTCTGACCAGAATGAACCAGTACTTGATGGTGACTCTAGTGATGATTCCAGCTTAGCAAATGCGGCAAATGAAAAGGCCATGGAGCTTTCCTTGGAACTTAAAAACATAACGCAGTTGTATAATGAATATGCTGTCCCATTTGAGCTCTGGGAG ATTTGTCTGGAAATGCTTTACTTTGCCAGCTATTCTGGTGATGCTGATTCAAGCATCATAAGGGAGACATGGTCTAGACTCATGGAGCAAGCTCTTTCACAAGGCGGCATAGCTGAAGCCTGTTCAGTTCTTAAAAGAGTCGGATCTCATATATATCCTGGCGATGGAGTTGTTTTACCGCTCGATGTTTTGTGCCTCAACCTCGAGAAAGCTGCCCTT GAGAGAGCAGAGAGGAATGAAATGGTTGGGGATGAAGACATAGCTAGAGCTCTACTAGCCGCCTGCAAAGGCGCAGCTGAACCTGTTCTCAACGCTTATGACCGTTTATTATCCAATGCAGCCATTGTACCATCGCCGAATCTGAGAATCCGACTCCTTCGGTCGGTTCTGGTGGTGCTACTTGAATGGGCAATGTCTGTGTTATCAGACAGAATGGGACAGAGTCCAACCAGGACTTCTTTGATATTAGGTGGCTCGTTTGCGCACGAGAACAAGGCCGTTCGTAACCAAGGGGTCCGTGATAAGATCGCAAACGCCGCAAACAG ATACATGACGGAGGTTAGGAGGCTGACGCTACCACCGACGAAGACGGAGAGTGTATACGCAGGTTTCAAAGAACTTGACGAGTCTCTCATTACTCCATTCTCCTTCTGA